GACACAACGAACGCTGGATGGCTACATATCCATGTCCTCCGGGTTGTAGCCGCCCGGGGTCGCCGCCGCCGCATTCTTCTTGCCCTTCTCCACGACGAGCGCCTCCGTAGTGAGGAGCAGGCTCGCAACGCTCGCGGCGTTCTGGAGGGCGAGCCGCGTGACCTTCGTCGCGTCGATGATCCCGGCCTTCAGCATGTCGGTGTAGCGGTTCTCGGCGACGTCGTAGCCGATGCCATGCTTTTCCGACTTAATCCGCTCCACGACGACCGCGCCCTCCATGCCGGCGTTCGCGGCCAGCCACTTCGCCGGTTCCTCGATGGCCTTGCGGACGATGTTGACGCCGCTCTTCTCGTCGGCGTCATCGGCATCCACCTTGTCCAACGCTTTCGCGATGCTGAGTAAGGCCACCCCGCCTCCGGGAACGATCCCCTCCTCGACAGCGGCCTTGCTCGTGCTCAGCGCGTCCTCGAACCGGTGCTTCTTCTCCTTGAGTTCTGTCTCGGTGGCGGCCCCGACCTTGATCTGAGCCACCCCGCCGGCGAGCTTAGCGAGGCGCTCCTGCAGCTTCTCCTTATCGTAGTCGGAGGTGGTGGTTTCGATCTCCTTCTTGATCTGGGCGATCCGTCCCTGAATATCCTTCTTGGTCCCGCGCCCCTCGATAATGGTGGTTTCTTCCTTGGCCACGCGTATCTTTGCGGCCCGGCCCAGCATCTCGACCTCAACGTTCTCCAGCTTGATGCCGATATCGTCGCTGATCACTTTGCCCCCGGTCAGGACCGCCATGTCCCCGAGCATCGCCTTGCGACGATCTCCGTAGCCGGGGGCCTTGATCGCCGCACCTGGCATGATGCCGCGCATCTTGTTCACCACCAGCGTGGCCAGGGCTTCGCCCTCGACATCCTCGGCGATGAGCACGAGCGGCTTGCCGAACCGTATCACTTTCTCCATGACCGGGACGATGTCTTTGACCGCGCTGATCTTCTTCTCGGTCAGGAGGATGTACGGATCCTCGAAGACCGCTTCCATCTTGTCGGCGTCAGTGATCATGTACGGGGAGATATACCCGCGGTCGAACTGCATACCCTCCACGACCTCGACCGTGGTCTCCACACCCTTCGACTCCTCGATGGTGATCACGCCGTCCTTGCCAACCTTGTCCATCGCCTCGGCGATGATCCGGCCGATCTCGGGGTCGTTGCCGGCGATGCCGGCGACGTGGGCGATGTGCTCCTTGCCCTCGAGGGGGACGCTGATCTTCTTGAGCTCTTCCACCAGGGCCTCGACGGCTTTGTCGATCCCATGCTTCACGATCATGGGATTGGCACCCGCGGCGACGTTCTTCAGACCTTCCTTGACGATGGCATGCGCGAGCACTGTGGCCGTGGTCGTACCGTCGCCGGCGGCGTCATTGGTCTTGCTGGCCACTTCCTTGACGAGTTGGGCCCCCATGTTCTCGTAGGGATCCTCAAGCTCGATCTCCTTGGCGACGGTGACGCCGTCCTTGGTGATGGTCGGCGAGCCCCACTTCTTCTCAAGCACGACGTTTCGGCCCTTCGGGCCGAGCGTCACGCGCACGGCGCTGGCGACCTTTTCCACGCCGCGCTCCAGGGCCTTTCGGGCATCCTCATGGTACAGCAACAGTTTGGCGGGCATGGCTATAACCTCCTTAATTCTATGAAGTTTACCACTCGCGAGCAGGGAAACTTTGGCTCAAGCCCGCGCCGAAGTACCTGCCTCACCCCATGAGCCGGCGGAGACTCGTCATCGAGACTAATCAAAATCTCCTCGCTCCCGTCTCACCGCGGGGGTCCGTTTAGCCGACCGACCCCTCCATTTCGAGCTGGATCAGCCGGTTCAGTTCGACGCTGTATGGCGCCTTCCCAGCCGCCCCCA
This sequence is a window from bacterium. Protein-coding genes within it:
- the groL gene encoding chaperonin GroEL (60 kDa chaperone family; promotes refolding of misfolded polypeptides especially under stressful conditions; forms two stacked rings of heptamers to form a barrel-shaped 14mer; ends can be capped by GroES; misfolded proteins enter the barrel where they are refolded when GroES binds); translated protein: MPAKLLLYHEDARKALERGVEKVASAVRVTLGPKGRNVVLEKKWGSPTITKDGVTVAKEIELEDPYENMGAQLVKEVASKTNDAAGDGTTTATVLAHAIVKEGLKNVAAGANPMIVKHGIDKAVEALVEELKKISVPLEGKEHIAHVAGIAGNDPEIGRIIAEAMDKVGKDGVITIEESKGVETTVEVVEGMQFDRGYISPYMITDADKMEAVFEDPYILLTEKKISAVKDIVPVMEKVIRFGKPLVLIAEDVEGEALATLVVNKMRGIMPGAAIKAPGYGDRRKAMLGDMAVLTGGKVISDDIGIKLENVEVEMLGRAAKIRVAKEETTIIEGRGTKKDIQGRIAQIKKEIETTTSDYDKEKLQERLAKLAGGVAQIKVGAATETELKEKKHRFEDALSTSKAAVEEGIVPGGGVALLSIAKALDKVDADDADEKSGVNIVRKAIEEPAKWLAANAGMEGAVVVERIKSEKHGIGYDVAENRYTDMLKAGIIDATKVTRLALQNAASVASLLLTTEALVVEKGKKNAAAATPGGYNPEDMDM